From a single Streptomyces aurantiacus genomic region:
- the istB gene encoding IS21-like element helper ATPase IstB, with product MSVMDTALRESLKSLRLSGMLETLDARLAQAHGGELGHLDFLQVLCQDEITRRETVAFQRRLHRAKFEQQVTLEEFDFTASSKLPAAQIRDLGALRWLHAGESVILFGPVGVGKTHVAQALGHLAVRQGAHVRFAKTSRILAELAGGHADRTWDKRLRELVRPDVLILDDFAMRQLGAAQADDLYELVSERQGRSLIITSNRAPSDWYPLFPNPVVAESLLDRLINTSHQVIMNGPSYRPNKRPKNPTDKPGKAPVK from the coding sequence ATGAGCGTGATGGACACCGCCCTGCGCGAGTCGCTGAAGTCGCTGCGGCTCTCGGGAATGCTGGAAACCCTTGATGCCCGCCTCGCCCAGGCCCACGGCGGCGAGCTCGGCCACCTCGACTTCCTCCAGGTCCTCTGCCAGGACGAGATCACCCGCCGCGAGACCGTCGCCTTCCAACGGCGCCTGCACCGGGCGAAGTTCGAGCAGCAGGTCACCCTCGAGGAGTTCGACTTCACCGCCTCCTCGAAGCTGCCCGCGGCCCAGATCCGCGACCTCGGCGCCCTGCGCTGGCTGCACGCGGGCGAGTCGGTCATTTTGTTCGGTCCCGTCGGGGTCGGCAAGACGCACGTCGCCCAGGCCCTCGGGCACCTCGCGGTCCGCCAGGGCGCCCACGTCCGCTTCGCCAAGACCAGCCGGATCCTCGCCGAACTGGCCGGCGGCCACGCGGACCGCACCTGGGACAAACGCCTGCGCGAGTTGGTACGTCCCGACGTGCTCATCCTCGACGACTTCGCCATGCGCCAGCTCGGCGCGGCCCAGGCCGACGACCTCTACGAACTCGTCTCCGAGCGGCAGGGCCGGTCCCTGATCATCACGAGCAACCGGGCGCCCAGCGACTGGTATCCGCTCTTCCCCAACCCCGTCGTCGCCGAGTCCCTCCTGGACCGGCTCATCAACACCAGCCACCAAGTCATCATGAACGGCCCCAGCTACCGGCCGAACAAGCGCCCCAAAAACCCCACCGACAAGCCCGGCAAGGCCCCGGTCAAGTGA